aaaagctcagcgagtaaccagaaaatcattaatcaaatcggtttcacaatagttcatttcaatgatgtcatatagcaatgatgtcataaattaaatgataaatccggaaacaactacatcatttgcaaaacagtaaatatggattatcaataattcaagaaacatttacaatggaaagcgatagtaacattcatgaaaggatacattcattctcctgacatttcctcgctcatttggtcattcatttcatttcattcaccccgtccctggcttttggccaggctccaccaacctacataggtaatactcgagtataccaaacgttcacccaagttcctaatcgcctgaccgagtccgcttctggctcaagacgaccggtaacaaggggcaatggccagttcagcccaaaaggcttacattcatgcgcaagtaacatttcaatcgaaaatttcacatttatcgaggtcgagtgcgataaagtacacactcgcctcgaaaactcgttttggaaatcattataagcgcttaacacgttatcaaccaaaatacaagtcatgaagtcaagaaataaagcaaacaaggcacactcaaatgccagcacacatgatatgcaagaaaacatttcaaaagtgactttggaaacagttcaaaagtaaataatgtaagaaacggttcataaataactttagaagtagtttgaggtcactcacctccatggctcagaaaccatccatcatatatcattaccttgcccaaatccaagtcttaaatcacaaactcaatgcaaacaagtcccttcaaagttcggacagcacttcccctgaatttgctaacttttccagccatcatggcttcattatttcctcaactagtcccaaaggtacacacacaacaacaagttcatccaatagtcatacagcaagctccaagtagtacaaagacaagtcaagctaggaaaaagtccggaaatgaaagttaagctcaaaaccagaaaaataggttttgacgtcattttgcggtaatggtaccaaaggcactacaattgtcggatgaaggtaaaagatacaccgtttcgaagctaagagataggggtacaatattacagaaggtcactcaacccagtttcgagtgtaaccaggtcaaaaatgcaagatactacatcggAATCACAAAAActgattcaccaaaacgcattctagcgaaaacatcataactcaggctctccaagtccaaatccataaattccaaaaccagatgaaagctaagaaatagggctaaatttcatcagaagacctcaacaaccaatttggaagcattcctgaccaaaacaaccaattacaagcgCAATTCTccatttcgggtaaaaccagaacagcaatagtaatttcgacttttctcattctacactactctgattgacctgcaATTTTGTAGCtgcctctaaaatatcattccctacaactttcatgaagaccactcagtccagttctcaccctaactaggtgaaattttccaaaacaactccagattttccagttcgaaattcactgcagaaatcaactagcagtcctgctttattcactcatatctcagcacacacaactccaattcaggtaattccaaagccattagaaagctaagacacaagggTATAATTcctaagaagacatcaacaaccacatcggtagtattcccagtcaaactacccaattaccaaagctgattactattctcggatagaaacaggatagcaggggtattttggtcttttcacaggctaccgagctcagattgagttGAAACtttacaggtaactagaaaacatcattctctacaactttcatgttttgtactaaagctaattcggcctctaacctggtcaaacagaaacgggcagaataggggTTAGTGAAAgcctaatctggaattcatgcattcaagtgctaatcttccacaaaacaacatctaaaacaactaaaaaccactaataagcaattaattgaagtaaataggatgttcttggcaaaataccttaaaaccacaagaaaggtaggagcttaggctttgtcctccaaaaatcctTCCATTCAAGTTCCTAATCTTCCTTAACTAGCACtttgtatggagtaatttgagtttccaatggttggaacttaagatttggcttggatttgaagttgaagatgaaacgtttcctctctttctttctctcaagtgttcagccaagaaggaagaagaaatgggatatttttggtcaaattttggtatttagtaaaggtaagaaagttaagtcaaaatccaactccaatcgggtcgcgacacctagcaccttttaattgtaatacttatccttttgtctctccatcattaaccatctaagcaacctctaattatctcttaacatccggtaaattaaacccagtatccaaaagttaacctaactggccgaattttccgaacttttcacactagcgggtcccacgttcgatatacgctctttatttctcaaaaactaaccgatattagaaaaatcattttaaaactatttttgctcataaactttatttggggaatttttctaatcaagaaaatgtagaaaaggcgggcattaaaaaaaataaaccctagaaaattagaaaatttccgggttctcaaactcatttttttcggggcgtcacaccaaTTCCAGAATATCCTTTAAGACACCATAATAGGCCAAGTCACTTGAAACTGGATTCATATCCTTGGTGCTTGCGAAACTTGATGTTATTGCAGTAACAATCACCCCACTATTCTGATTTTTTCTTTAGCTCTCCAAATATTTTGTATGAAATCTAAAACCATTTACAATGTATCTCTCATACTTCGAACCCACAACATTTGGACCCTTGGCCAATAATCTCAAATCTTTTGAGATAACTTCATTCTCGGGTAGAAAATCATCCACCTATGTACAGAATTTGGATAGCTAAAAGTACAGTGATACTTTGTATATTAACTCACATGGCTGTCAAACCAATTTGCAAATGTCTCACTATGAATCCGTTccttttcatgttttgaactacgCAAATGCTGCTCTTCAACCAATTTACGATGTTGGCTTCATCAATTATAATAGTCAATCAACATAGTTGTCTATATACATCCATCATTATTAAAAGATGATTAGTTTTATAAAACAAGTATAGAGTACAATTACTTATTTGATTTATGGATCCACGGCTTCACAATTGAATATCACATATTGATGTGCCTTTTTTATGGTTTCATCATCCATTACAACTGAATTTCCTTTTCCTAATGGCCGACCTTGTATAGAAAAAATCTCAAGTCCTTCAGTTGAACTTTCACCTCCATCTTCATTTCTACTTGATCGATTGAACTTAGTTGTCACTTCATCAGATAAGTAGAGAGAGCAAAATGTCAAGCACTCATCAACTAGGTACCCCTCTGCAATTGAACCTTCAGGCCGACTTCTATTTCGGACATAATTTTTCAAAGTGCATAGGTACCTAAGACAATTACAAATGTAGTAAGTGATTAATAATGATACTCACATAGCAATAAAATAGAAATTATAAAGTTATAAAAGTTACCTTTCAATCGGATACATCCAACGATAATGTACTAGACCAGCTATCCTTGCTTCGGTTGCTAAATGAGTGGTCAAATGCACCATTATAACAAAAAAAGATAGTGGAAACGCGTGCTCTAACTGGCGTAGTACAACAGCAATTTCCTTTTCCATACGAAGCAGTTCCCGAGGACAAAGAGTTTTACAACATAAATCTCTAAAGTATTTGGACAACTTTATCAACGGAGACCGCACCGATTTTGGAAGAAGTTTTCTATAACAGAGTGGTAACAGTTGCTGCAATAATATGTGATTGTCATGACTCTTAAGTCCGATTAGTTTGGCAGGTTTCAAATGCACGGACTTCGAAATTGTGGCTGAATAACCATCCGGTACTTTAACATTTTTCAGAATTTTACAGAATAACTCTTTCTCCTTCTTATCCAAATAGAAACATGTTGGAGGCAAGTATGCTCTCCCAAACTCATCTGTAATATGATGAAGACCTGCTCGTATGCCCATTTCTTCCAAATCACGCCGTACACCAAGGTTATCATACTTGCCATCCACATTCAATAATGTTCTAACTATTGTCTCacttacattttttttcaatatgcATGACATCAAGACAATGACGTAACAAATTGTTCTTCCACTATGACAAGTCAAAAAAAATGCTTTGTTTCTTCCAGTTAAAGGGTAATTCAGGGTTATCATTGACTGCCTTCCcaaatttgattttataagaCCTCCACTCCTCCAAGATCATATCACCTGTCAAGCGAGGTGGTGCAACTCCATGTTTTTCCTTTCCATCAAAGTGACGTTTATCTTTTCGATATGGATGGTCCTTTTCCAAAAATCGCCGATGACCCATGTAACATTGTTTTGAACCATGTCTTAAATGGTATGAAACGGTGTGCTTATGACATACTGGACATGCTAAATAACCTTTAGTACTCCAACCAGATAAATTAGCATAACCAGGAAAATCACTAATGGTCCAAAGTAAAGCAGCATGCatctgaaattttcctttgATGATGCATCATAAGTAGTCATACCTACATTCCACAATTCCTTCAACTCAGCTATAAGAGGTTGAAGGTAAACATCAATGTTATTCCCAGGTGCATATGGGCCAGGAATGAGTAGTGACAACATAAAGTATGTTTATTTCATGCACATCCATGGTGGCAAATTATAAGGCATCAGTACTACCGACCATGTACTATGGTTCACATTCATAgatttaaatggattaaatccatCAGAAGCTAAACCCAATCTGACATTACGAGGATCTTTTGCAAATTCGGGATTTTGGTAATCAAATGATTGCCAAACCGGAGTATCTGCAGGATGTCTCATGCGACCATCCTTAGTACGACCCTCGACATGCCATTTCATGAAAGATGCTATTTTAGATGACATGAACAGACGCTGCAATCTGGGTTTAAGCGGAAAGTGCCACAAAACCTTGTGGGGAACCTTTCTTTTTTCATCAATAGGATCATCCTTTGTTCCTTCCCACCGTAGATGCTTACAAGTGTCACATTTTATCTTTGATTCATCTTTTCCCCAATACAATGTGCAATCATTAGGACATGCATCATATTTTTCGTATCCAAGTCCTAgttctttcattatttttttttgcttcataATAAGAATTGGGTAGATTTACACCTTCTGGGAGTGCTTGCCTCAACAAATCAAGAAGTGTATTAAATACAGAATCGGGCATTTTGTTGAGACATTTAATATGTAACAAGCGGACCAGAAAAGATAGTTTAGAGAATTGTGGGCAATCTGGATAAAAGGGTTGCTTCGAATCATTTATTaaattgtagaatttttttgcCTCAATAttcggctgttctgtttctaATCTTTCTCCCACATCTAGGTTCTGGTTTAGAACTCCTACTGCATCTTGTAACAACCCCTGCATATCATCTATGGGATTGAGTGGTGGAACTTCATTTGATGAGCCATGTGAAGATGTATGATGCAAATTCGAAGATAGCTCTCCATGAGCTAACCATTGAATATATCCCTTAATAAATCCTTTCCATATCAAGTGTGATTTGGCCTGCTCTCTCGTGACAAATACCCCATTCCCACACCTAATGCATGGGCATAAAATCATCTCCCCTATACTTCCATTCGTAAatgcaaaatcaagaaaatcttCTAAACCAGCTTTATACTCATCACTTGATCGTGACATACTCATCCATCTTTTATCCATGTTCACATAGATtctaatcataaaaaaaaaaaaaaagaaagcttcaTTAGCATCTACAAGATAGTTCTACCTAAACTATTACTGATTTTTGCATAAAATATTTACTTAGATAAGAAAACTAATTTCAATGAGATTAATAGAAGACACAAATCACTCACGGAATATCTTCTAAAGTAAAGATACCAAAAGTATCAAAACAGAATGTTAGCACCAATCCAAGTGTTCTAGACATATCAGAATAGAATGTTCACATATCCAGTTGTTCTAGACATTTGAGTAATAAGAACTAATCCAAAAGTATCAAAATAGAATAATATCAAAAGGAAAGACAGCAAAAGTTCAATTCTAGATTGTAACACACAAACTATAAAATAAGATGGTAGGCACAAAAGAATAACAGTCTACGGAATTCAAAATTAGTCCAATAATGTAGCCAATATCAATTTGAGATAGAGAACTTTGACAAAATATTAGCAACCAAACTAATCAGCAATAGAAGTTCTACCCAATTGAAAATAACTACCACGAACTTTAATGTATTGGTAACCTAAGAGTAGCAGAAACTTAATGTATAATTTTGGTTACCAACAACTCCAATTTGCTCAAAGTGGAAAGGGAATCAATGATCCGTGCTCGCTAGATGGAATCAAAGATGATGGCCGCTACAAACTTGAAACTGCATTGATGGAATAAGCTTGACTTAGTAACCGCTTTTTTTTAGTCACAAAAAGAATATTATATTATGAAAATGAAGCCTGAAGAGGCAGAACAAAATGATGCAACATGATCCCGTATAGTTGTGGTATGCATTAAGCAGAAGAGATGTCAGtactcaaaaaaagaaaaaaacatttACTCGGcatagatcttttttttttccgaaacaaAAATACATCTTATGGAGTGGATTCCCAATTATAATGCGTCTGAAAAGGAACAGGCAATGCAGTTTCCTTTTGGAGGAAATAAATAAGCCTAAAATGTGAAGGTACGCATGGCTCTTCATAAAACCAGGTGAAGGTGACAATAAAGATTTTACGAAGATGCGGCTACAATGACAATCCTACATCAAAATCTATTTGTGCAATTTGCAGCTCAAAAATTTAAGCACCTTTGTTCTCGATAAGCTTCTCAATCAGATCAGCCGCATCTTGAACAGTCGCAATGTTTTGAGCACTTTCTTCTTCCACACTAATGCCGAACTCCTCCTCAAGCCCCATGACAATCTCAACAGTGTCAAGAGAATCAGCACCCAAAGATACAAATTTTGAATGTCCAGCAACTTTAGATTCATCAGGCAGAGCCAGCTGCTTCCTCACAATCTTACATACTTTGTCCACTGTCTCTGGTTTAGCAGCGCAGGACACACGGAAGCGAGCTGGCTGCACGCATAGAGAAGGGAAGCTTTTTCCACTGATAGAGAGCGACACCGAGCCCAATTTAGAGACCCTATTGACTGCCTGGTTAGGCATGagtgagaaagagagggaggTGAAGGATCCTATAATTGAGGCCATGGCTGGATCAAGAGAGAAAAATGGATCTGAAGAGAGGAAGAGGAGGAAGGAAAATTGGGAAAGGAACGAAGTGGCGAAGAGCACGAAGAGTGTGTATAGTATACTTTGAGCCCCTTCAGCATAGATCAATCTCTCAAttaattgttttcttttctaatttCAGTGAGTTGAACGATCAAAAAATTTCGAACAAAAGGGAGGTAACGAAATGGAGAACTCCACTAGGTGGTCTCTATTTTGCTGGTTATCAGACGAAAGGCGAAAGAATTTTTCAAGGCGAAAGGCCAATCATGCAAATTGTCATCGGCTTTATCGGATTCCTATCCACATCTACTCTTCCTTCCATTTCGTCTTCCCCAAATCCTTAACCCTCCGTCACCCACCTTGCTCCTACCCCATTTCCCATGCGTTCCCAGAGAAGaaataaagtaataaaaaaagCTATCAATTTTGTTGAAAATGTATAGGTTACTTGGTAGTAATCTTCCTTCAGATGGCGATTTTCAATGAACACCGTAGCTCCACTGTTGCTAAAAACCCAGATACCAATTCCCGTTCAAACTCCATGCTAAAAACTCCATGCTGTTGTTGATTATGCTACCTTATTGAAGGTTTACCTGTTTGTCTTCAAATTGGAGAGAGTTAAAAATCGGgtggaagaaagagaaagaaacaagGGATTCGGTGGTGAGAGGGGTGAAGGATTTAGGTTTTTTACAGAGAGTTTATTTGATTGAGGGTTTTAGGAGAGAGCACTGTGATGAAAAAAGAGTAAAGTACATTGGATTCATTGGAGTAGTTAGAATATTTCCCCCAAAAAAATGGCTCTGAAGTGTAGCGCCATTCTCTTTCCcgcttttgttttttattttttacttctaTTTGGATAAGTTAGAGTGATACGATGTCGTACTCGtcattttctttgtcactttaATGATGTTCCTTACTACATGTTACATTAACTTGCTGTTGTGACACTTTTAGGAAAATGTCATATTAAGTGTGTGACTAAAGGTGCTTTTTGTAGTAGTGGCTCAAATTGATCGAGACGTgggaatagctcctgagagctcctgtatcctcctTGTGTGTTAATTCCTACTTGTACACTTAAATGAAATGTCATGTTTAAAGTTGCTTTTAAGCATGCTATTCGATTAATTGGTTCTACGTGCTtgcttgttttcttggcctcactgagtgttAGCTCATCCCTATAAGTTTGTTCTTCCTTAACAAGCTTTGGAGGTGGAAATTGGAGATCCTAGACTAGCGACTTTGGTTGAAGCTAGTATATTTTTGTATGTTATTGGAGACcattaaagtgtaaattttgtatACTTGGGTTTTGTAGTTTGTAATGATAAATGGTATACTTGAGAGTTTCGAGCTTGTATATTTGAAATACTCCGTAATTAAGTCGATGGTTAATTTGTAATCCTTTATTAAGTTTGAatgagtgcgtgagtcctgacgagagttggacaggcgttccgctgataccctagggttcgcccttgggagaggtGGGAGCATCACAAAAACCAGTTATGACCATTTATCCATACTACCATCTCTAATAAGTAGTTCTATATTGGCAATAACCAAATTATCTAACGTGATCCTTTATTGAGGCTTATGTTCCGGATTTTCTTTGGACTGGCTTAACGGAATCATTTATGCATAGGATTTGAGGTAAGTAGTTTTATTCCTAACCAGTGTTTTCTTAAATGTATAATTTGTTTATCCTAAAGCCAAAGTTGGGAGCTATACGTACTCTACTTTTCTTTAGAACAGATCAAATAAGTGATTGTTTGTTGTTGTAAAATTATCTGAGATTCGTAAATTGTTTAGACCAGTTGTGACTTATTTTAAATTGTCAGCGAAACAAAAGTTACATTGTATGTGTTGTGATCTATCCATACATGATCTAATCTAATCGAAGCGACATGGAAGGTTTCATTCTTGATGTCGTGGTTTATACTTGTTGCTCTGCTGAGCTTTTTGATCCCGATGGAGTATGTATGTTGCCAGTTCTATCCTTCACTATTTTTCACCtgaatttgaggacaaatcttttcaagaggaggggaatgatgtgAGCATGGagtctgtgacagccccacctctccctaaggtgaaccaaagggttcggcggaccacctgcccaagtctcgtcgggactcagtcattcacttcaaccctcaaacaaaaccagaataaaacttatgtacatcactatctcaaaagggagtacaaacatcgaatatacaatggttctcaattcaccacccatccagcccgtgccaagcactagggcaagaaccattacaaaatcaaaaaactagactaggctagtctatacagagctctcatcctgctcgccatcccctgttaaggaaaactaaactaaaggaatgagctaaaagctcagtgaggttccgaacacataatcaaacattcaattcaatacattaaacatagagtatcaataattcaggaaacatttacaatggaaagcgatagtaacacattcattaaaagaatacgggctcacagggagccaattgttcgttcgt
The genomic region above belongs to Coffea arabica cultivar ET-39 chromosome 7c, Coffea Arabica ET-39 HiFi, whole genome shotgun sequence and contains:
- the LOC113697815 gene encoding acyl carrier protein 1, chloroplastic-like, with product MASIIGSFTSLSFSLMPNQAVNRVSKLGSVSLSISGKSFPSLCVQPARFRVSCAAKPETVDKVCKIVRKQLALPDESKVAGHSKFVSLGADSLDTVEIVMGLEEEFGISVEEESAQNIATVQDAADLIEKLIENKGA